The proteins below come from a single Cannabis sativa cultivar Pink pepper isolate KNU-18-1 chromosome 3, ASM2916894v1, whole genome shotgun sequence genomic window:
- the LOC115711358 gene encoding rust resistance kinase Lr10 — MRMRVSSPRLLFFTILPFLTVAVAVADQGLGTVTDYERRCRKNEPPIRFPFRFKQTQPNNTLTGFDISCTKSHNKTILLIPTITGPSAELYVRDINYVSQQIQIYHDPHQCLPTLLLLSQNNSNNNTTRPFNFPFKFRYDRRTNYSTHTLLNCSSVCNIKLVPSDYDIDMVIYERCPKMYDTVAIPDSIYKASISGKDDRSYVTLTWSEPDCRACEANRMGCRLSNRSDQKVECFDLPIQKTEPTKILQMIRSTLFIVLATSVLCSIVLAILFYLHITHKNDKEHEDRIETFLEDYVAMKPSRYTYSDIKKITNHFKDKLGEGAYGTVFKGKLSSEILVAVKILNNSKGNGEEFLNEVATIGQIHHVNVVRLVGYCAEGFKRALIYEFLPNGSLNNYISLEASGGHRLLSWEKLQDIAIGVAKGIEYLHQGCDQRILHFDIKPHNVLLDSNFKPKISDFGLAKLCSKDQSLVSMTTVRGTIGYMAPEVFSKNFGNVSYKSDVYSFGMLLLEIVGGKKNTTERDEIYYPEWIYNHLEKGEDLRIQIGEVGDNRIANKLAIVGLWCIQWHPMSRPTMKIVVQMLEGVKVLDMPPNPFCQNRSINDKYEGATKTTDS; from the exons ATGAGGATGAGAGTCTCTTCTCCTCGTTTGTTGTTTTTCACCATATTACCATTCCTCACAGTTGCAGTTGCAGTTGCAGACCAAGGATTAGGAACAGTAACCGATTATGAGAGGAGGTGTCGGAAGAATGAACCACCAATTAGATTCCCTTTCCGATTCAAACAAACCCAACCCAATAACACACTCACCGGTTTCGACATCTCCTGCACCAAATCTCACAACAAAACAATACTCTTGATTCCAACCATTACAGGACCCAGCGCCGAGCTATACGTAAGAGACATAAACTATGTTTCACAACAAATCCAAATATACCACGACCCACATCAATGCCTTCCCACACTACTGCTGCTTTCccaaaacaacagcaacaataaCACCACTAGACCATTCAATTTTCCTTTCAAATTCAGATACGATCGTCGAACCAATTACTCAACCCACACTCTCCTCAATTGCTCTTCAGTTTGTAACATTAAGTTGGTTCCTTCTGATTATGATATTGATATGGTGATTTACGAGCGTTGTCCTAAGATGTACGACACTGTAGCAATTCCAGATAGCATATACAAGGCGTCGATTTCTGGGAAGGATGATCGAAGCTATGTAACTTTGACATGGTCCGAACCCGATTGTAGAGCTTGCGAAGCGAATCGAATGGGTTGCAGACTCAGTAATCGTAGTGACCAAAAAGTTGAGTGTTTCGATCTACCAATACAAAAAACAG AACCAACAAAGATTTTGCAAATGATCAGAAGTACTCTAT TTATTGTCTTAGCCACTTCTGTTTTATGTTCAATAGTGTTAGCTATTCTGTTTTATCTACACATAACACACAAAAACGATAAAGAACATGAAGACAGAATTGAAACATTTTTAGAGGATTATGTTGCTATGAAGCCATCAAGATATACTTATTCCGATATTAAGAAGATTACAAATCACTTCAAGGATAAGTTGGGTGAAGGAGCTTATGGAACAGTGTTTAAAGGAAAGCTTTCTAGTGAGATTTTGGTCGCGGTAAAGATCCTAAATAATTCCAAGGGGAATGGAGAAGAGTTCTTGAATGAAGTAGCTACTATTGGTCAAATTCACCATGTGAATGTGGTTCGTTTGGTTGGATATTGTGCTGAAGGGTTTAAAAGAGCtcttatttatgaattcttACCCAATGGTTCGCTTAATAACTACATTTCCTTAGAAGCCAGCGGTGGACACCGTTTGCTGAGTTGGGAGAAATTGCAAGACATTGCCATAGGTGTTGCCAAGGGAATCGAGTATCTCCACCAAGGTTGTGACCAACGAATCCTTCATTTCGATATTAAACCTCATAATGTTTTGTTGGACAGTAACTTCAAACCTAAAATTTCTGATTTTGGTTTAGCAAAGTTATGTTCTAAGGATCAAAGTTTAGTATCAATGACTACGGTTAGAGGGACTATTGGGTACATGGCACCAGAAGTGTTCTCTAAAAACTTTGGTAATGTGTCCTACAAATCAGATGTTTATAGTTTTGGAATGTTGTTGTTGGAAATAGTTGGAGGAAAGAAAAATACCACTGAAAGAGATGAAATTTACTATCCTGAATGGATATATAATCACTTAGAAAAAGGAGAAGATCTCAGAATACAAATTGGAGAAGTGGGAGACAATAGAATTGCTAACAAACTTGCAATTGTAGGACTTTGGTGCATCCAGTGGCACCCAATGAGTCGTCCAACAATGAAAATTGTAGTCCAAATGTTAGAAGGTGTAAAAGTTCTTGACATGCCCCCAAATCCTTTTTGTCAAAACAGGTCAATTAATGACAAATACGAAGGTGCCACAAAGACTACTGATTCTTGA